A DNA window from uncultured Methanoregula sp. contains the following coding sequences:
- a CDS encoding DJ-1/PfpI family protein — protein MRDIITILYNGFETLDVFGPIEVFGRLPEEFNPLFFSLDGGIIRSSQNVPVMTQPLSGLRSSGYILFIPGGEGAREVVGNTEFISVLRSLVPDAAFVLTVCTGSIILSRTGILDGRRATSNKRVFAWTRTAPSVNWIKRARWVKDGTIYTSSGVSAGTDMALGFIADQIGMAQAEQVAREIEYTWSNDPGNDPFAELYP, from the coding sequence ATGAGAGACATTATCACTATCCTGTACAATGGTTTTGAGACGCTCGATGTCTTCGGCCCCATTGAGGTCTTCGGCAGACTGCCGGAGGAATTTAACCCGCTCTTCTTTTCGCTTGACGGAGGCATCATCCGAAGCAGCCAGAATGTTCCCGTGATGACCCAGCCACTCTCCGGGCTGAGATCATCCGGCTATATCCTGTTCATCCCCGGCGGCGAGGGGGCACGGGAAGTCGTCGGCAATACGGAGTTCATCTCCGTACTCCGGTCCCTTGTTCCAGATGCCGCATTCGTTCTCACCGTCTGCACCGGCTCAATAATCCTCTCCCGGACCGGGATCCTGGACGGCAGGAGGGCGACATCGAACAAGCGGGTCTTTGCCTGGACCCGGACTGCGCCCTCCGTGAACTGGATAAAGAGAGCCCGGTGGGTCAAGGACGGGACGATCTACACCAGTTCCGGCGTCAGTGCCGGGACGGATATGGCTCTCGGGTTCATCGCTGACCAGATCGGGATGGCCCAGGCTGAACAGGTTGCAAGGGAGATCGAATATACATGGAGCAATGATCCCGGCAACGACCCGTTCGCTGAACTCTACCCGTGA
- a CDS encoding Xaa-Pro peptidase family protein: protein MQAIVPESELRARIRNFREQMDRTNPGWELAIVTSRVNLYYFTGTIQDGILVFPRNGDPIFWVRRSYSRAVDESRFMDIRPMQSYRTAAEALCTLPKTIHGETEHISLATCQRLRKHFSFDHVEGIDGVIGRIRSVKSPYELNLMERAGSIHRTVLEERVPGILREGMSEAEFSAELYSVMMSEGHHGLVRFGMLDVVIAHGLANFGESSIYPTFLDSPGGNAGLPAVPLMGSRERKLAKGDLVFCDIGCGYHGYHTDKTMTYVFAGTLPDETVRIHEQCVDILNEVVRLLKPGAIPSEIYQEVTGKLTPEFLENFMGFGNRKVHFLGHGIGLEIAENPVIAKGFDEPLEEGMVFAIEPKKGIPGIGMVGTENTYLVTPAGGKSITGNHPGLMPVG from the coding sequence ATGCAGGCAATAGTCCCGGAGAGTGAACTCAGGGCAAGGATCAGGAATTTCCGGGAACAGATGGACAGAACGAACCCCGGCTGGGAACTGGCCATTGTCACAAGCCGGGTCAACCTCTACTATTTCACCGGCACGATCCAGGACGGGATCCTGGTCTTTCCACGGAACGGAGACCCCATTTTCTGGGTGCGCCGGAGTTATTCCCGGGCCGTGGATGAATCCCGGTTTATGGACATCCGGCCCATGCAGAGCTACAGGACCGCCGCTGAGGCGCTCTGCACCCTCCCCAAAACCATCCACGGGGAGACTGAGCACATCAGCCTCGCCACATGCCAGCGGCTCCGGAAGCACTTCTCGTTTGACCATGTGGAAGGGATCGACGGGGTCATCGGCCGGATCCGGTCGGTCAAGAGCCCGTACGAACTGAACCTGATGGAGCGGGCCGGCTCCATCCACAGAACCGTGCTTGAAGAGCGCGTTCCTGGGATCCTCCGGGAAGGGATGAGTGAGGCCGAATTCTCAGCCGAACTCTACTCGGTGATGATGAGCGAGGGTCACCACGGCCTCGTCCGCTTCGGCATGCTGGACGTGGTGATCGCCCACGGCCTTGCCAATTTCGGCGAGAGCTCGATCTACCCGACATTTCTCGACAGCCCCGGGGGCAATGCCGGTCTTCCGGCCGTCCCGCTGATGGGGAGCCGGGAGCGCAAGCTCGCAAAAGGCGATCTGGTCTTCTGCGATATCGGCTGCGGGTACCACGGGTACCACACCGACAAGACCATGACCTATGTCTTTGCCGGCACCCTGCCGGACGAAACCGTCCGGATCCACGAACAGTGTGTCGATATCCTTAATGAGGTCGTCCGCCTCCTGAAACCCGGCGCGATCCCCTCGGAGATCTACCAGGAGGTTACCGGAAAACTCACACCAGAGTTCCTTGAAAATTTCATGGGATTCGGGAACCGGAAGGTGCACTTCCTCGGCCACGGGATCGGCCTTGAGATTGCCGAGAACCCGGTGATTGCCAAAGGATTCGATGAGCCCCTGGAAGAAGGAATGGTCTTTGCCATCGAACCCAAGAAAGGGATCCCGGGTATCGGGATGGTGGGTACCGAGAACACGTACCTGGTCACCCCGGCTGGCGGAAAGAGCATCACCGGCAACCACCCGGGCCTGATGCCGGTCGGGTAA
- a CDS encoding flavodoxin family protein — MRVIAFNGSPNKDGNTSRLLRHALEAIEKEGIKTELIQIGGKKVFPCTACFKCFESHDCQCVQDGDMVNECITKMIEADGIIIGTPTYFAGVTPEIKAFMDRAFFVAKANGDVLRQKVGAGIAAERRSGAVCAVDTINHYFGISGMFATGSRYWNNAKGLQPGDVEKDEEGIDTMKQLGENIAWFIKKTHGS, encoded by the coding sequence ATGAGAGTAATCGCATTCAACGGGAGCCCCAACAAGGACGGCAACACGTCCCGCCTTCTCCGGCACGCACTGGAAGCCATTGAGAAGGAGGGCATCAAGACCGAACTGATCCAGATCGGCGGGAAGAAAGTGTTTCCCTGCACGGCCTGCTTTAAATGTTTCGAGAGCCACGACTGCCAGTGCGTGCAGGATGGCGACATGGTGAACGAGTGTATAACCAAGATGATCGAGGCCGACGGGATCATCATCGGGACACCAACGTATTTCGCCGGCGTAACCCCCGAGATCAAGGCCTTCATGGACCGGGCGTTCTTTGTGGCAAAGGCAAACGGGGACGTGTTGCGGCAGAAAGTGGGTGCGGGCATCGCAGCCGAGCGCCGGTCGGGCGCGGTCTGCGCTGTTGACACCATCAACCACTATTTCGGCATCAGCGGGATGTTTGCCACCGGCTCGCGCTACTGGAACAATGCCAAGGGCCTCCAGCCAGGCGATGTCGAGAAGGATGAGGAAGGCATTGACACAATGAAGCAGCTTGGCGAGAACATTGCGTGGTTCATCAAGAAGACCCACGGCAGCTGA
- a CDS encoding DUF2148 domain-containing protein, whose protein sequence is MSAESEAVKTVAGLMALAARTAPKAVGIDSLTITLVSEKDQVRIADTMIQIADEKGMDFFRTNGEQVRASDALVLIGVAGIQPLGLNCGGCGYVTCAEMTKASAAAKAHKADYAGPNCVFKVTDLGIAVGSAVKTASIHNADNRIMYSAGVAAMRLGIIKGCSIVYGIPLKASGQNIYFAGPIEH, encoded by the coding sequence ATGTCTGCTGAATCCGAAGCAGTGAAGACCGTTGCCGGGCTCATGGCCCTGGCAGCGCGAACCGCACCGAAAGCCGTCGGGATCGACTCCCTCACCATCACACTCGTCAGTGAAAAAGACCAGGTGAGGATCGCTGATACGATGATCCAGATTGCCGATGAGAAAGGCATGGATTTCTTCCGGACCAATGGCGAACAGGTCAGGGCCAGCGATGCCCTGGTCCTGATCGGGGTTGCCGGGATACAACCGCTCGGGCTCAACTGCGGGGGATGCGGGTATGTCACCTGCGCTGAGATGACCAAGGCAAGTGCAGCCGCAAAGGCGCACAAGGCCGATTATGCAGGGCCGAACTGCGTCTTCAAAGTGACCGACCTCGGCATCGCGGTGGGTTCTGCGGTAAAGACGGCAAGCATCCACAACGCCGACAATCGGATCATGTATTCGGCAGGTGTCGCGGCCATGAGGCTTGGGATTATCAAAGGCTGCAGTATCGTGTACGGGATTCCTCTCAAAGCCTCGGGGCAGAACATCTACTTTGCCGGTCCCATCGAACACTGA
- a CDS encoding PAS domain S-box protein gives MPNNAGAPAVNKILYVDDEPGLLEIGKLFLEDQGSFTVDTSLSGYEGLELLVSRQYDAIVSDFEMPRMNGIAFLKTLRARGDTTPFIIFTGRGREDVVIEALNSGADYYLQKGGDPVSQFAELEHKILRAISQKQADLALKKSEHDYRHLIEHASEAIFVIQDEVFRLVNPQAARLSGYPEQELLNQQFTRFVHPDDSEQLIRYFRMRSTGSQVPSHYTFRIIHKDKTIRWVELSVVAITWNGSPAILNFLTDITDRKRAEDALRASEQNYRHLIEHAGEAIFVTQDEVFRLVNPQLVRFSGYSEQELINQPFTRFVHPDNANALLDNYRKRIAGSSLPSQYTFRIVCKDGTIRWVELSVVFITWDERPAILNFLTDITDRKLAEDALRESEERYRQFFRTTLDGLFITTTDGQWIDFNDAIVEMFGCSSREEVFGTPIRSFYVNPGDRAAIVSRVEQEGYIKEYPLSYRRRDGAIFSALMTVIAQKNPDGSTRMFIGTIRDITERKRTEDALRESEECYRQFFRTTLDGLFITTTDGQWIDFNDAIVEMFGCRRREEIFGRSIISLYVDPEDRAAFLERVRTEGYVKEYPVRLKKQDGTAIDTLMTVALQKNPDGSAKALIGTIRDVTEKNRTGQALRESEVRYRRIFESFEDLYYQTDARGILTILSPSLYSLTGWTGDELIGRPITEIYVNPEDRQVLLEELSRNGRVRDYEVLLRKRDGTKTSVSVSANHIFDADGSPAGVAGIIRDISRRKQVEDSLRESEAKFRSLVDNALEAILILDLGGTILFANEALVRMIDADSSADLIGKNVMDFIASESRECVVKDLEKVARGQDAFFASYHLISLKGRDVFVESIGKIITYEGKTADFIFLRNMTGQK, from the coding sequence ATGCCGAACAATGCCGGGGCACCAGCCGTCAACAAAATCCTGTATGTTGATGATGAGCCGGGTCTGCTGGAGATCGGCAAGCTCTTTCTCGAAGACCAGGGATCCTTCACGGTCGATACCTCCCTTTCGGGATATGAAGGGCTCGAACTGCTCGTTTCCCGACAGTACGATGCGATCGTTTCCGATTTCGAGATGCCGAGGATGAACGGCATCGCATTTTTAAAAACACTCCGGGCAAGGGGGGACACAACGCCGTTCATCATCTTCACCGGCAGGGGACGCGAAGATGTTGTTATTGAGGCGCTCAACAGCGGTGCGGATTATTATCTCCAGAAAGGAGGGGATCCGGTCTCCCAGTTTGCCGAGCTGGAGCACAAGATCCTCCGGGCCATATCGCAGAAGCAGGCTGACCTGGCCCTGAAGAAGAGCGAACACGATTACCGCCACCTCATCGAACATGCCAGCGAAGCGATCTTTGTTATTCAGGACGAGGTATTCAGGCTCGTCAACCCCCAGGCAGCCAGACTATCCGGGTACCCGGAACAGGAACTCCTCAACCAACAGTTCACCCGGTTTGTTCATCCCGATGACAGCGAGCAGCTGATACGGTACTTCAGGATGCGCAGTACCGGATCGCAGGTTCCCTCCCACTATACGTTCCGGATCATCCACAAGGATAAGACCATCCGGTGGGTCGAGCTGAGCGTTGTTGCCATCACCTGGAACGGGAGCCCCGCCATCCTCAACTTCCTGACCGACATCACAGATCGGAAACGTGCTGAAGACGCACTCAGGGCAAGCGAGCAGAATTACCGCCATCTCATCGAGCATGCAGGAGAAGCTATCTTTGTTACCCAGGACGAGGTCTTCAGGCTCGTCAATCCGCAGTTAGTCAGATTCTCGGGGTATTCCGAACAGGAACTCATCAACCAGCCTTTCACCCGGTTTGTCCATCCGGATAATGCAAATGCCCTGCTGGACAATTACCGGAAACGCATTGCCGGATCCAGCCTCCCCTCCCAGTACACGTTCCGTATCGTCTGCAAGGATGGAACGATCCGGTGGGTCGAGCTGAGCGTGGTTTTCATCACCTGGGATGAGAGACCCGCCATCCTCAACTTCCTGACCGATATCACCGATCGGAAACTTGCTGAAGATGCTCTCCGGGAGAGCGAGGAGCGCTACCGGCAGTTCTTCAGAACCACCCTCGACGGACTCTTCATCACGACAACCGATGGCCAATGGATCGACTTCAACGATGCCATCGTCGAGATGTTCGGGTGCAGCAGCCGGGAGGAGGTCTTTGGCACCCCCATCAGGTCGTTCTATGTCAACCCGGGGGACCGGGCAGCGATCGTGAGCCGGGTTGAGCAGGAGGGGTATATCAAGGAATATCCGCTCTCCTACAGGAGGCGGGATGGAGCCATCTTCTCTGCCCTTATGACGGTTATCGCCCAGAAGAATCCGGATGGTTCAACCCGGATGTTCATTGGCACCATCCGGGATATCACCGAACGCAAACGGACCGAAGATGCCCTCCGGGAGAGCGAGGAGTGCTACCGGCAGTTCTTCAGGACTACCCTCGACGGACTCTTCATCACGACAACCGACGGACAGTGGATCGACTTCAACGATGCCATTGTCGAGATGTTCGGATGCAGGAGAAGGGAGGAGATCTTCGGAAGATCAATCATCTCGCTCTATGTAGATCCCGAAGATCGGGCCGCCTTCCTCGAACGTGTCAGAACGGAAGGGTACGTCAAGGAATATCCGGTCCGGCTGAAGAAGCAGGACGGGACCGCCATTGACACCCTCATGACCGTTGCACTGCAGAAGAACCCCGACGGTTCGGCCAAGGCCCTGATAGGTACCATTCGGGACGTTACCGAGAAAAACCGTACCGGACAGGCGCTCAGGGAGAGCGAGGTGCGTTACCGGAGGATCTTCGAGTCGTTCGAAGACCTGTACTACCAGACGGACGCCCGCGGGATCCTCACGATCCTTTCCCCGTCGCTGTACAGCCTCACCGGGTGGACCGGGGACGAGCTTATCGGGAGGCCGATAACCGAGATCTACGTCAATCCGGAAGACCGGCAGGTGCTGCTTGAAGAGCTCTCGAGGAACGGGCGCGTGAGGGATTACGAGGTGCTGCTCCGGAAACGGGACGGGACAAAGACCTCCGTATCGGTGAGCGCAAATCATATTTTCGATGCGGATGGCTCCCCGGCAGGCGTGGCCGGAATCATACGGGACATCTCCCGGCGCAAGCAGGTGGAGGATTCCCTGCGGGAGAGCGAGGCAAAATTCCGTTCCCTTGTGGATAATGCCCTTGAGGCGATCCTGATCCTGGACCTTGGCGGGACGATCCTGTTTGCCAATGAAGCCCTGGTCCGGATGATCGATGCTGACAGCAGCGCAGACCTTATCGGCAAGAACGTGATGGATTTTATTGCATCCGAATCCCGCGAATGCGTTGTAAAGGATCTTGAGAAGGTTGCCCGGGGCCAGGATGCTTTTTTTGCCAGTTATCACTTGATCTCCCTGAAGGGGCGGGACGTGTTCGTGGAGAGCATTGGCAAGATTATCACGTACGAGGGAAAGACCGCGGACTTCATATTCCTCCGGAATATGACCGGGCAGAAATGA
- a CDS encoding GNAT family protein, which yields MVFSLATERLVLEDMNEKDLAFMQQLARDPRVMRYVLIWLENDEQVAGFVRHAIDAAQQLKDRRDYLLAIRIPGTGAFAGFVMLEIDPEATGTAEVGYILLPEYWKCGYASEILRALLSFGFGELALHRVYGKCDELNLASAHVLEKGGLVYEGTLREHVWLRDHWRSTRYYGLLAEEYLSRIQGRDPSSDPEPVVSKE from the coding sequence ATGGTTTTTTCCCTTGCCACGGAACGGCTGGTCCTGGAGGACATGAACGAAAAGGATCTTGCCTTCATGCAGCAGCTTGCCCGGGATCCCCGGGTGATGCGGTACGTGCTCATCTGGCTTGAGAACGATGAGCAGGTGGCCGGTTTCGTCCGGCATGCGATCGATGCTGCACAGCAGCTGAAAGACCGGAGGGATTACCTGCTTGCGATACGGATCCCGGGAACGGGAGCGTTTGCCGGTTTTGTGATGCTCGAGATCGATCCTGAGGCAACGGGCACTGCGGAGGTCGGGTACATTCTGTTGCCGGAGTACTGGAAATGCGGGTACGCGTCCGAGATTCTCCGGGCTCTTCTCTCCTTCGGATTTGGCGAACTCGCCCTGCACCGGGTGTATGGGAAATGCGATGAGCTGAACCTCGCCTCTGCCCATGTCCTGGAGAAAGGCGGCCTCGTGTATGAAGGTACGCTCCGCGAGCATGTCTGGCTCCGGGATCACTGGCGCTCGACCCGGTATTACGGGTTGCTGGCCGAAGAGTATCTCTCCCGTATCCAGGGCAGGGATCCATCCTCTGATCCGGAACCCGTTGTATCAAAAGAATGA
- a CDS encoding ROK family protein, producing the protein MTAEKTKPVTTVSIITRRLREGKTYEDFRKAWFHTTGFGIAGKDGKTGSNRMYSMINLFDPREVIVIGFATATPGQMEEALKIEVKFRGENPMDAVIEPEIGRTFAALVSEDDFSAAGQIPYKPPSVGGNETDLAEFAQALQVVAKIFANASEKRDAVNEARKNAK; encoded by the coding sequence ATGACAGCAGAAAAAACCAAACCCGTGACAACAGTCTCGATCATCACCCGAAGGCTCCGGGAGGGAAAGACCTACGAGGATTTCCGTAAGGCCTGGTTCCACACCACCGGTTTCGGGATTGCCGGAAAGGACGGGAAAACCGGCAGCAACAGGATGTACTCCATGATCAACCTGTTCGACCCGCGGGAAGTAATCGTGATAGGTTTTGCAACCGCCACGCCCGGGCAGATGGAGGAAGCCCTGAAGATCGAAGTGAAATTCCGGGGCGAGAACCCTATGGATGCGGTCATCGAGCCGGAGATCGGCAGGACATTTGCGGCCCTCGTATCGGAGGACGACTTCTCCGCTGCCGGGCAGATCCCGTACAAACCACCTTCAGTCGGGGGGAACGAGACCGACTTGGCTGAGTTTGCACAGGCACTGCAGGTGGTTGCAAAGATTTTTGCCAATGCTTCAGAGAAACGCGATGCGGTCAACGAGGCCCGGAAAAACGCAAAATAA
- a CDS encoding transporter substrate-binding domain-containing protein: protein MNSPLLHDNRTTKSMRRACFFAIALLLVTGLCCQAVAARDVRVALHEIKPSLFTDEEGRPAGLFVDIIEDIAAKEGWNIIWVHGTLSESWSRLASGDVDLVMGVVETPERDKIYDFNREPVLSSWTQVYARPGSGINTILDLDGKRVVLLRGDVNGIAFRDFARKFNVNVTFIEKNSLEEVFATIAAGDADAIVGFNMIGGESANKYGLSTTPVMFNPASIGFAVPRGKNQDLIVTIDRYLAEEKVNPSSAYSQSIQKWFGMKSSWTVPPYIWWGLAGIAGLAALFVIMSFVLRREVRKKTAELVRKNEELHDTYEKLAVTEEELRENYLELSRSDEALGLARRKLNLLNTLAFQEVQSGIYTLRGFFELARSTECNRETQEFIGKGLESLRSVESALQYTKKYQDLGINKPRWQNVNYVFITAISHLDLVTISRTVDLNNLEIYADPLLEDVFLTLMKNVIADSNGATEVRIHYRQNAGSVTILLEDNGQGIPGCEKETIFEWDHKENGGRSLFLAREILSITGISIAETGEPGRMTRFEITVPEGGYQFRKT from the coding sequence ATGAATTCGCCTCTTTTACACGACAACAGGACAACGAAATCCATGCGGAGGGCATGTTTTTTCGCAATTGCCCTTCTCCTGGTGACGGGACTCTGTTGTCAGGCTGTCGCTGCCCGCGATGTCAGGGTCGCACTTCATGAGATCAAACCGTCCCTCTTTACCGACGAAGAGGGAAGACCGGCAGGACTTTTTGTCGACATCATCGAGGATATTGCTGCAAAAGAGGGCTGGAATATCATCTGGGTTCACGGTACCCTTTCAGAAAGCTGGAGCCGCCTTGCCTCCGGCGATGTCGACCTCGTTATGGGGGTTGTCGAAACACCAGAGCGGGATAAGATCTATGATTTTAACCGCGAGCCGGTCCTCTCTTCATGGACACAGGTATATGCACGCCCGGGATCCGGCATCAATACAATCCTTGACCTTGATGGGAAACGGGTCGTGCTGCTCCGGGGGGATGTCAACGGGATCGCATTCCGGGATTTTGCCAGGAAATTCAATGTAAATGTCACGTTCATTGAAAAAAATTCCCTTGAGGAGGTCTTTGCCACTATTGCAGCGGGAGATGCAGATGCCATTGTGGGATTCAACATGATAGGCGGGGAGTCTGCCAACAAATACGGCCTCTCCACGACACCCGTGATGTTCAATCCTGCATCGATCGGCTTTGCGGTACCACGCGGAAAGAACCAGGATCTCATCGTAACTATCGACCGTTACCTTGCGGAAGAGAAAGTCAATCCCTCATCCGCCTACAGCCAGTCTATACAGAAATGGTTCGGCATGAAATCCAGCTGGACCGTCCCCCCCTATATCTGGTGGGGCCTTGCCGGCATTGCAGGCCTTGCAGCCCTCTTCGTTATCATGAGTTTTGTTCTCAGGAGGGAGGTTCGTAAAAAGACCGCCGAACTGGTCCGGAAGAACGAGGAACTCCATGATACATACGAGAAACTGGCAGTAACGGAAGAGGAGCTGCGGGAGAACTACCTGGAACTTTCCCGGAGCGATGAGGCCCTCGGGCTTGCCAGAAGGAAACTGAACCTCTTAAACACGCTCGCTTTCCAGGAAGTTCAGAGCGGGATTTACACCCTCAGGGGGTTCTTCGAGCTTGCCAGGAGCACCGAGTGCAACCGGGAGACCCAGGAGTTCATTGGCAAAGGCCTGGAGAGCCTGCGTTCTGTTGAGAGTGCACTCCAGTATACAAAAAAATACCAGGACCTGGGAATCAACAAACCCCGGTGGCAGAATGTGAATTATGTCTTTATCACGGCTATCTCTCACCTGGATCTCGTTACGATCTCCCGGACGGTTGACCTGAATAACCTGGAGATCTATGCCGATCCCCTGCTTGAGGACGTCTTTCTGACCCTGATGAAGAATGTGATAGCAGACAGCAACGGGGCAACAGAAGTCCGCATCCATTACCGGCAGAATGCCGGGAGCGTTACGATCCTTTTGGAGGACAATGGCCAGGGCATCCCGGGATGCGAGAAGGAGACCATCTTCGAATGGGACCACAAAGAAAATGGCGGCAGGAGCCTCTTCCTTGCCCGGGAGATCCTCTCGATCACCGGTATCTCGATTGCCGAGACGGGTGAGCCGGGCCGGATGACCCGGTTTGAGATTACCGTACCGGAAGGGGGGTACCAGTTCCGGAAAACCTAG
- a CDS encoding 50S ribosomal protein L11 codes for MAEVVEVLVPGGKATAGPPLGPSLGPLGINVKGVVDEINKKTASFNGMQVPVKIEVDAKKNFTVTVGIPPTTALIKKEAGIEKGSKEPNAIVAGNLPFEAAVRIANMKLEGMLSYELKTAVREVIGTCVSMGVNVDGKKPKEVLALIAEGKYDSKLVK; via the coding sequence ATGGCAGAAGTGGTCGAGGTTTTAGTACCCGGCGGAAAGGCTACAGCAGGTCCACCATTAGGACCCTCGCTCGGACCACTCGGTATCAACGTGAAGGGAGTTGTTGACGAGATCAACAAGAAGACCGCCTCATTCAATGGAATGCAGGTCCCGGTCAAGATCGAAGTCGACGCAAAGAAGAACTTCACGGTCACGGTGGGTATCCCACCGACGACGGCACTCATCAAGAAAGAGGCCGGTATCGAGAAAGGTTCAAAAGAGCCCAACGCCATTGTGGCAGGAAATCTGCCATTCGAGGCCGCTGTCAGAATTGCCAACATGAAACTCGAAGGCATGCTCTCCTACGAGCTGAAGACCGCAGTACGCGAAGTCATCGGCACGTGTGTCAGCATGGGAGTGAATGTTGACGGCAAGAAACCCAAAGAGGTTCTCGCCCTCATCGCTGAAGGCAAGTACGACAGCAAACTCGTGAAATAA
- a CDS encoding 50S ribosomal protein L1, translating into MVDRAKILEAVKTAIEKAPERKFSESIDITINLKNIDMAQPKNRIDETIMLPHGTGEKIGICVIGKGDIVTQAKDAKVELIIGPEEVERLGGSPREARKVAGKYRYFLAETAVMPGVGRYLGPRLGPRGRMPMPIAGGQDIRPIVERLRNSVKIRTKDKTVFSSKVGSTAMTPEQVAENIETIVKRIESVLEQGPLNVRSIFIKTTMGPAVRLE; encoded by the coding sequence ATGGTTGATAGGGCCAAAATTTTAGAAGCCGTCAAAACGGCGATTGAGAAGGCGCCAGAGCGTAAGTTCTCTGAGAGCATCGATATTACCATCAATCTCAAGAATATCGATATGGCGCAGCCGAAAAATCGTATCGACGAGACGATAATGCTTCCCCACGGAACCGGCGAGAAGATCGGGATCTGTGTCATCGGGAAAGGCGATATCGTCACGCAGGCAAAGGATGCCAAAGTCGAACTGATCATCGGCCCTGAAGAAGTTGAACGGCTCGGCGGCTCACCCCGCGAAGCACGGAAAGTGGCAGGCAAATACCGCTACTTCCTTGCAGAAACGGCGGTCATGCCGGGTGTCGGCCGGTACTTAGGTCCACGGCTTGGACCAAGGGGCCGGATGCCGATGCCGATTGCAGGCGGGCAGGATATCCGCCCGATAGTCGAGCGTCTGCGCAACTCGGTGAAGATCCGTACAAAAGACAAGACGGTCTTCTCCAGCAAGGTCGGATCAACGGCAATGACGCCGGAGCAGGTTGCTGAGAACATCGAGACGATTGTCAAGAGGATCGAGTCTGTCCTTGAACAGGGTCCCTTAAACGTCCGTTCCATCTTTATCAAGACCACCATGGGTCCCGCAGTGAGGCTGGAATAA
- a CDS encoding 50S ribosomal protein L10: MALYTHHLPSWKKDEVADIKKNAKEYKLIGLVDMYGIPAQQVQQIRRNLRGKAVIKVTRNTLIKHAFEEIGGDTKNLSKFISGHSAIIFTNDNPFKLYKQLEKTKTKMAAKAGEKAPEDIVIEKGPTSFKPGPIVGELQQAGIPAAIEGGKVKIRETKTVVKKGGVISAKLAAVLSKLDIKPMDVGLALQAAFHDGSIYEPSVLAVDETVILGQIALASRQALALSVEAAIPTKDSMDAILIKAVRDARGLAIEASIYEKDVVDAIIGKAYREGQVLKTLVK; this comes from the coding sequence ATGGCGTTATATACCCACCACCTTCCCTCGTGGAAGAAGGACGAGGTCGCTGACATCAAGAAGAACGCAAAAGAGTACAAGCTCATCGGGCTTGTCGACATGTACGGTATCCCCGCCCAGCAGGTGCAGCAGATCCGCCGGAACCTCCGCGGAAAGGCTGTCATCAAAGTGACGAGGAACACCTTAATCAAGCACGCGTTCGAGGAGATCGGCGGGGACACCAAGAACCTGTCGAAGTTTATCTCCGGTCACTCGGCGATCATCTTCACCAACGACAACCCGTTCAAGCTCTACAAGCAGCTCGAGAAGACCAAGACCAAGATGGCGGCAAAGGCCGGCGAGAAAGCGCCGGAGGATATCGTCATCGAGAAGGGTCCCACCAGCTTCAAGCCGGGCCCGATTGTCGGCGAGCTCCAGCAGGCCGGCATCCCCGCAGCCATTGAAGGCGGCAAGGTCAAGATCAGAGAGACCAAGACGGTTGTCAAGAAAGGCGGCGTCATCTCGGCAAAACTCGCAGCAGTTCTTTCCAAGCTCGATATCAAGCCCATGGACGTTGGTCTTGCCCTGCAGGCAGCGTTCCACGATGGCAGCATCTACGAGCCCTCGGTGCTTGCGGTTGACGAGACGGTCATCCTCGGACAGATCGCGCTTGCCAGCAGGCAGGCCCTCGCCCTCTCGGTCGAGGCAGCGATCCCGACGAAGGACTCGATGGATGCAATCCTGATCAAGGCAGTCAGGGATGCCCGCGGTCTTGCGATCGAGGCAAGCATCTACGAGAAAGACGTTGTCGATGCGATTATCGGTAAAGCGTACAGAGAAGGCCAGGTCCTCAAGACCCTGGTAAAATAA
- the rpl12p gene encoding 50S ribosomal protein P1 → MEYIYAALLLHKAGKKVDEHGVKAVLTAAGVAADESRIKALIAALDGVNIEEAIKAAAAAPVAVAAAPAAAAAAAPAKEEAKEEHKKEDEESGMAGLGALFG, encoded by the coding sequence ATGGAGTATATCTATGCAGCACTTCTCCTGCACAAGGCAGGCAAGAAAGTCGATGAGCACGGCGTCAAGGCAGTCCTTACCGCCGCAGGTGTAGCAGCAGACGAGTCAAGAATCAAGGCACTCATTGCAGCGCTCGATGGCGTCAACATTGAGGAAGCCATCAAGGCAGCAGCAGCAGCCCCGGTCGCCGTTGCAGCAGCACCCGCAGCAGCAGCCGCAGCAGCACCCGCCAAGGAAGAGGCAAAGGAAGAGCACAAGAAGGAAGACGAAGAGAGCGGCATGGCAGGGCTCGGTGCCCTGTTCGGCTAA